The Acidobacteriota bacterium DNA window CTGCTGGCTCTGGCCCTCATGATCGTGCTGGTGGCGGTCGGCTTGCAACCTGTCCACGTGGCCGCCTTCCTGGCCGCCATCGTGTGCGCCGCCTCGGGAGCCATCACCATGCAAGAGGCCTATAAGACCATAGAATGGAAAGCCATCTTCCTTATGGCCGCCATCCTGCCGATGGGAGCCGCCATGGAAGAAACCGGGGCGGCGGCGCTGATCTCGGGAAGCGTCACCAGCCTGGCCGGGCCTCACGGCCCCACCGCCGTCTCGGCCGGACTCTTCACCCTTTCCAGCCTGCTCAGCCAATCCCTGGACGGGGCCCCCACCGTGGTGCTGCTGGCGCCGGTCATACTGCAGACCTCCAGCCAACTGGGCATCTCGCCGCAGACGCTGATGATGGGCGCCACCTTGGGCGCCTCGGTGCTATTCCTGACACCCTTCAGCGGCAAAGCCAGCCTGCTGGTCATGGGGCCCGGTGGCTACCGTGTCAAGGACTTCCTGCGAGTCGGCTTCCCCCTCACCATCATCCTGCTGGTGTTGTTGGTCTTCCTGGTCCCCGTCTTCTACCCCTACTAGTGCTGCCAGACATTTCATGAGGAGGGCTCCAGCGCCTCCATGCGGCGGATCTGGTCGTCGTTTCCGGTCAGCTCCCAGCGGATGAGAGAGACGGGGATGAGTCCGGCAGCCCGGAACTCGTCCATGAAGCGCTTGATGCTAAATTCCTCCCCCAACTGCAAGGCCCGTTCGGCCATCAGGTGCTCGATTTCGCCCTTGCCGATCAGGTAGCTGGTGCCGTAGCCGGGTTGTTGCAGGTAGAGGTGCTGCTCGAAGAGGCAGGTATCGCTGTCGGCGGGCATGAATCCGCGCGGCGTCCACTTCGAGGCGAACTCGCAGGCCTCGTCGATGCTCCAGTCGTTGCTGTGCAGGTGCAGGCCGGCGATGGCGCGGGCGGC harbors:
- a CDS encoding DUF885 family protein → AARAIAGLHLHSNDWSIDEACEFASKWTPRGFMPADSDTCLFEQHLYLQQPGYGTSYLIGKGEIEHLMAERALQLGEEFSIKRFMDEFRAAGLIPVSLIRWELTGNDDQIRRMEALEPSS